From the genome of Nakamurella flavida, one region includes:
- a CDS encoding cytochrome P450: MTEAFMPLQRNRFDPVPELGQRRSEQPVSKLEFPFGISAWLVTRYADVKQVLGSVDGFSNDFRRLTAAAGAGDDDTTVDPGGLGFADPPDHTRLRRLLTPQFTVRRLAQLGPGIEKIITGRLDAMEQAGPPVDLVAEFAMPIPSLVICELLGVPYEDRETFQSLSESRFDLFGNLGDPMGAITASLQYLTGLVEQQRRDPGDGLLGMLIREHGDEITDAELAGLADGLLTGGHETTASSLALGALVLMERPDLAASLRDSDTDTAAVVEELLRYLTVVQVAFPRFARTDLEIGGQRIAAGDMVLCSLSAADRDSELVGRPDEVAPDQAVTAHLAFGYGIHRCVGAELARIELRAAFPALVRRFPGLAVAGSAADLTFREYSLVHGMDALPVTW, encoded by the coding sequence ATGACCGAGGCCTTCATGCCGTTGCAGCGCAACCGGTTCGACCCGGTGCCTGAGCTGGGGCAGCGGCGCAGCGAGCAGCCGGTGAGCAAACTCGAGTTCCCGTTCGGCATCTCGGCCTGGCTGGTCACCCGGTACGCCGACGTCAAGCAGGTGCTCGGGTCGGTCGACGGGTTCAGCAACGACTTCCGGCGGTTGACCGCGGCCGCCGGGGCGGGCGACGACGACACCACCGTGGATCCCGGCGGCCTCGGATTCGCCGACCCGCCCGACCACACCCGCCTGCGCAGGCTGCTCACGCCCCAGTTCACCGTGCGGCGCCTGGCCCAGCTCGGCCCCGGGATCGAGAAGATCATCACCGGGCGTTTGGACGCCATGGAGCAGGCCGGGCCGCCGGTGGACCTGGTGGCCGAGTTCGCCATGCCCATCCCGTCCCTGGTGATCTGCGAACTGCTGGGGGTGCCGTACGAGGACCGGGAGACGTTCCAGTCGCTGTCGGAGTCGCGGTTCGACCTGTTCGGCAACCTGGGCGATCCGATGGGGGCGATCACCGCCTCGCTGCAGTACCTCACCGGCCTGGTCGAGCAGCAGCGCCGCGACCCGGGGGACGGGTTGCTGGGCATGCTGATCCGGGAGCACGGCGACGAGATCACCGACGCCGAACTGGCCGGTCTGGCCGACGGGCTGCTCACCGGCGGGCACGAGACCACGGCCAGCAGCCTGGCCCTGGGCGCCCTCGTGCTGATGGAACGGCCGGATCTGGCCGCGTCGCTGCGGGATTCCGACACCGACACCGCCGCGGTGGTGGAGGAGCTGCTGCGCTACCTGACCGTGGTGCAGGTGGCGTTCCCCCGGTTCGCGCGGACCGATCTGGAGATCGGTGGTCAACGGATCGCCGCGGGGGACATGGTGCTGTGTTCGCTGTCCGCCGCCGACCGGGACTCCGAGCTGGTCGGCCGGCCCGACGAGGTCGCCCCCGATCAGGCGGTCACCGCGCATCTGGCCTTCGGCTACGGCATCCACCGCTGCGTCGGGGCCGAACTGGCCCGCATCGAGCTGCGGGCGGCGTTCCCGGCCCTGGTGCGGCGGTTCCCCGGGCTGGCCGTGGCCGGGTCGGCGGCCGATCTGACCTTCCGCGAGTACTCCCTGGTGCACGGCATGGACGCGCTGCCCGTCACCTGGTGA
- a CDS encoding alpha/beta fold hydrolase gives MTAPDAAAGWRSRTVDVRGGIVAAQALGDPTDPALLLLGGATWSRDWWDDAFCQALAAEHLLVLRYDTRDTGESTLSPPGEPDYAARDLAEDAVHVLDAFGIATATIAGLSMGGGLAQQIAAVHRDRVAALALLSTSPAGAVGDLPGPSAAILATFDVEPPAPDWSDVDSVTDWVIEAERPYAGPGLFDEDGMRRLVAAVWARTPSMAGAANHFLVAESAPSVDLSALRGVPALVVHGSADPLFPLAHGEALARALDAPLLVLDGVGHQAPPPAVWPELVAALAALAHRSTR, from the coding sequence GTGACCGCCCCCGACGCTGCCGCCGGGTGGCGATCGAGAACGGTCGACGTCCGCGGCGGCATCGTCGCCGCGCAGGCCCTGGGCGATCCCACCGACCCCGCCCTGCTGCTGCTCGGCGGCGCGACGTGGTCGCGGGACTGGTGGGACGACGCCTTCTGCCAGGCACTCGCCGCCGAGCACCTGCTCGTCCTGCGGTACGACACCCGGGACACCGGGGAGTCGACGCTCTCCCCGCCCGGGGAGCCGGACTACGCCGCGCGGGACCTGGCCGAGGACGCGGTCCACGTCCTCGACGCGTTCGGCATCGCCACCGCCACGATCGCCGGCCTGTCGATGGGCGGCGGGCTGGCCCAGCAGATCGCCGCGGTCCACCGGGACCGGGTGGCCGCGCTGGCCCTGCTGTCCACCAGTCCCGCGGGCGCCGTCGGTGATCTCCCGGGACCGTCGGCGGCGATCCTGGCCACCTTCGACGTCGAACCGCCCGCACCGGACTGGTCGGACGTGGACAGCGTCACGGACTGGGTGATCGAGGCCGAGCGCCCGTACGCCGGTCCCGGGCTGTTCGACGAGGACGGGATGCGCCGCCTCGTCGCGGCCGTGTGGGCCCGCACGCCGTCCATGGCCGGAGCCGCCAACCACTTCCTGGTGGCCGAGTCGGCTCCGTCGGTCGATCTCAGCGCCCTGCGGGGAGTGCCGGCCCTGGTCGTCCACGGCTCGGCCGACCCGCTGTTCCCCCTGGCGCACGGGGAAGCCCTGGCCAGGGCCCTGGACGCCCCGCTGCTCGTCCTGGACGGCGTCGGGCACCAGGCTCCCCCGCCCGCGGTGTGGCCCGAGCTGGTCGCTGCCCTCGCCGCGCTCGCCCACCGCTCGACCCGCTGA
- a CDS encoding RbsD/FucU family protein, translating to MLKGIPALLTTEALTMLSAMGHGDVLAVVDRNYPAAANHARVATLAGADAPTAIAAIAELLPVDTFVDPSVWGMVPDDEADAVIPTHGEITRILTDAEGRDVTVTPLARTAFYAAARQAYGAILTSESRPFSCFLITKGVVFPPAD from the coding sequence ATGCTCAAGGGAATCCCCGCCCTGCTCACCACCGAGGCGCTCACGATGCTGTCCGCGATGGGGCACGGCGACGTGCTCGCCGTGGTCGACCGGAACTACCCGGCCGCAGCCAACCACGCCCGGGTGGCCACCCTGGCCGGCGCCGACGCCCCGACGGCGATCGCGGCCATCGCCGAGCTGCTGCCCGTCGACACCTTCGTGGACCCGTCGGTGTGGGGCATGGTGCCCGATGACGAAGCTGACGCCGTCATCCCCACCCACGGCGAGATCACCCGGATCCTCACCGACGCGGAGGGCCGCGACGTGACCGTGACCCCGCTGGCCCGCACCGCGTTCTACGCCGCGGCCCGGCAGGCCTACGGCGCGATCCTCACCTCGGAGTCGCGGCCGTTCTCCTGCTTCCTCATCACCAAGGGCGTGGTCTTCCCGCCCGCGGACTGA
- a CDS encoding NAD-dependent malic enzyme → MSLRPTALTDPLRNRGTAFTLAERAELGLTGRLPAAVETLDEQASRSYAQLQRYSTDLEKYVFLDSLHDRNEVLFYKVVAEHLAELLPVVYDPTVGEAIKLWSRDYRHSRAVYLSIDRPEDVRASFQTLGLGPDDVDLLVVSDAQEILGIGDWGVNGTDISIGKLAVYTAAAGIDPNRVIAVNLDVGTDNEILLNDPAYLGNRHARVSGQRYDDLIRTYLEVATELFPNALLHFEDFGPSNARRILEEYRDTYRIFNDDMQGTGAIVMSCVISGLKITGQTFAEQRLLVYGAGTAGTGMADQIHAAMIRSGATPDEAKARVWLVDVDGLVTDDMPDLPNYQQAYARPAAEVADWPRTGGKIDLVTAIRQVAPTVLIGTSTDHNAFTRDVVEAMCAGVERPIILPLSNPTERIEAMPADVIPQSKGQALVATGIPVPPVEYDGVRYVIGQANNALLYPGLGLGTIVSGARHVTDGMLLAAAEAVAGQVDPTPLGASLLPDVENLRASSATVALAVAKAAAADGVATRTHDDLVQAVQDAMWQPVYTPHPAQA, encoded by the coding sequence ATGAGTCTCCGCCCCACCGCCCTGACCGACCCCCTGCGCAATCGCGGCACCGCCTTCACCCTGGCCGAGCGCGCGGAGCTCGGCCTCACCGGACGGCTGCCGGCCGCGGTGGAGACGCTCGACGAACAGGCGTCCCGCAGCTACGCGCAACTGCAGCGGTACTCCACCGATCTGGAGAAGTACGTCTTCCTGGACTCCCTGCACGATCGCAACGAGGTGCTGTTCTACAAGGTCGTCGCCGAGCACCTCGCCGAACTGCTCCCGGTCGTCTACGACCCCACCGTCGGCGAGGCCATCAAGCTGTGGAGCCGCGACTACCGCCACTCGCGCGCCGTGTACCTGTCCATCGACCGCCCCGAGGACGTGCGCGCCTCGTTCCAGACCCTCGGCCTGGGCCCGGACGACGTCGACCTGCTGGTGGTCTCCGATGCGCAGGAGATCCTCGGCATCGGCGACTGGGGCGTGAACGGCACCGACATCTCCATCGGCAAGCTCGCCGTCTACACCGCCGCCGCCGGCATCGACCCGAACCGGGTGATCGCGGTGAACCTGGACGTCGGGACCGACAACGAGATCCTGCTGAACGATCCCGCCTATCTCGGCAACCGGCACGCCCGCGTGTCCGGTCAGCGGTACGACGACCTGATCCGGACCTACCTGGAGGTCGCCACCGAGCTCTTCCCGAACGCCCTGCTGCACTTCGAGGACTTCGGCCCGAGCAACGCCCGCCGGATCCTGGAGGAGTACCGGGACACCTACCGCATCTTCAACGACGACATGCAGGGCACGGGCGCCATCGTGATGTCCTGCGTCATCTCCGGGCTCAAGATCACCGGGCAGACCTTCGCCGAGCAGCGGCTGCTGGTCTACGGAGCGGGCACCGCCGGCACCGGCATGGCCGATCAGATCCACGCCGCGATGATCCGGTCCGGGGCGACCCCGGACGAGGCGAAGGCGCGGGTGTGGCTGGTCGACGTGGACGGCCTGGTCACCGACGACATGCCCGACCTGCCGAACTACCAGCAGGCCTACGCCCGCCCGGCCGCCGAGGTCGCGGACTGGCCGCGGACCGGCGGGAAGATCGACCTGGTCACCGCCATCCGACAGGTCGCCCCCACGGTGCTCATCGGCACGTCCACCGACCACAACGCCTTCACCCGGGACGTGGTCGAGGCCATGTGCGCCGGGGTCGAACGGCCCATCATCCTGCCGCTGTCCAACCCGACCGAGCGCATCGAGGCCATGCCGGCGGACGTCATCCCCCAGTCGAAGGGCCAGGCCCTGGTGGCCACCGGCATCCCGGTCCCGCCCGTCGAGTACGACGGCGTCCGGTACGTCATCGGGCAGGCCAACAACGCCCTGCTCTACCCCGGCCTGGGGTTGGGCACGATCGTCTCCGGCGCCCGACACGTCACCGACGGGATGCTGCTCGCCGCGGCCGAGGCCGTCGCCGGCCAGGTCGATCCGACTCCCCTGGGCGCCTCCCTGCTGCCCGACGTGGAGAACCTGCGGGCCTCCTCGGCGACGGTGGCCCTGGCCGTCGCGAAGGCCGCCGCCGCCGACGGCGTCGCCACCCGCACCCACGACGACCTGGTCCAGGCCGTGCAGGACGCCATGTGGCAGCCGGTCTACACCCCCCATCCGGCTCAGGCCTGA
- a CDS encoding PucR family transcriptional regulator → MSGIDLPALAAEPADGGLRQVAGPVGGAWPTALLALTEDLLDTDGAGRLAIVATPLPGEPWRVDAMLRRVRDRGYTALAVPDADRLDTGTRRLADRLHLAVLTVARPVELAETCWRLALARDAIVLDLVRRLTAAFRYSAQDLGDLLGHLAAVTGSGVALLDAAGVIDEHGGELAGWLTDRPDLVQHDRWTSIVHTPEVSVATVQVDSPSRPGLRLAFFAPGIGDSQLDALAVAAEIAMPAVAARILIDEVATVTDASVTSDLLRDFLDLGEGHDQEVERRMTERGWRTTGYHLGYRVIGRTRLDTFALLRAVGTALSGLGVESHAAVQGRGITAWLRFVPAPSPRDLERHVHQLRAVHDSLRRSFNVAGGVGSLQADRAGLAATLGEAADAARIAAERSGNNWFVRVDGLGLEQLLLARTENDTFLPAARSLLAPLRGADAAGSRGEADVLLVTLTSYLDHESGIAATAQALGVHRNTVTGRVQRIQEILGVDMHDPGVRLALHLACRAVLR, encoded by the coding sequence GTGAGCGGCATCGATCTGCCCGCCCTGGCCGCCGAACCGGCCGACGGCGGTCTGCGGCAGGTCGCCGGGCCCGTCGGCGGCGCGTGGCCGACCGCGCTGCTCGCGCTGACCGAGGATCTCCTGGACACCGACGGCGCAGGTCGACTGGCCATCGTGGCCACCCCGCTGCCGGGCGAGCCGTGGCGGGTGGACGCGATGCTGCGGCGGGTGCGCGACCGCGGATACACCGCGCTGGCCGTCCCGGACGCCGACCGGCTCGACACCGGGACCCGACGGCTGGCCGACCGGCTGCACCTGGCGGTGCTGACGGTGGCCCGGCCGGTCGAACTGGCCGAGACCTGCTGGCGACTCGCCCTGGCCCGCGACGCCATCGTGCTGGACCTGGTCCGCCGACTGACCGCGGCGTTCCGCTACTCGGCGCAGGACCTCGGCGATCTGCTCGGCCACCTGGCCGCGGTGACCGGCAGCGGGGTCGCCCTGCTGGACGCCGCCGGGGTGATCGACGAGCACGGGGGCGAGCTGGCCGGATGGCTCACCGACCGGCCCGATCTGGTGCAGCACGACCGGTGGACCAGCATCGTGCACACCCCCGAGGTGTCGGTGGCCACCGTCCAGGTGGACAGCCCGTCCCGCCCCGGTCTGCGGTTGGCGTTCTTCGCCCCCGGCATCGGGGACAGCCAGCTCGACGCCCTGGCCGTCGCCGCGGAGATCGCGATGCCCGCGGTCGCCGCCCGCATCCTCATCGACGAGGTCGCCACCGTCACCGACGCGTCGGTGACCTCGGACCTGCTGCGCGACTTCCTGGACCTGGGCGAGGGCCACGACCAGGAGGTCGAGCGGCGGATGACCGAGCGGGGCTGGCGGACCACCGGCTACCACCTGGGGTACCGGGTCATCGGGCGCACCCGGCTGGACACCTTCGCCCTGCTGCGGGCGGTCGGCACCGCGCTGTCCGGGCTGGGCGTCGAGTCGCACGCCGCCGTCCAGGGCCGGGGCATCACCGCCTGGTTGCGCTTCGTCCCCGCCCCCAGCCCGCGGGACCTGGAGCGGCACGTGCACCAACTGCGGGCCGTCCACGACAGCCTGCGTCGGTCCTTCAACGTGGCGGGCGGGGTCGGCTCCCTGCAGGCCGATCGGGCCGGGCTCGCCGCCACCCTCGGGGAGGCCGCCGACGCCGCACGCATCGCCGCGGAACGGTCGGGGAACAACTGGTTCGTCCGCGTCGACGGACTCGGCCTGGAACAGCTGCTGCTCGCCCGCACCGAGAACGACACGTTCCTGCCGGCCGCCCGCTCCCTGCTGGCTCCGCTGCGCGGGGCGGACGCGGCGGGCAGCCGCGGGGAGGCGGACGTCCTGCTCGTCACCCTGACCAGCTATCTCGACCACGAGTCCGGCATCGCCGCCACCGCGCAGGCCCTGGGTGTGCACCGCAACACGGTGACCGGCCGGGTCCAGCGGATCCAGGAGATCCTCGGCGTCGACATGCACGACCCCGGCGTGCGGCTGGCCCTGCACCTGGCCTGCCGGGCCGTCCTGCGCTGA
- a CDS encoding S-methyl thiohydantoin desulfurase domain-containing protein, with product MSLRVERRDVDALAHGCALLGSGGGGATTQLELLALGAPWPIEVVPADAVDPATPCLAVALAGSTMVMTERLPGPELLTAAVAAVQRWTGTTAPALCTLEIGGLNGLTGFVVAQGRTLLDADCMGRALPGIDQVSLLVDGVPGLVVATTTGDGVGLVDRPRPMDAEAMVRAALRLSGGTGAVVVGGFTAGDLVEHAVTGSTTRALTLGRAFVAAREASIGNLAAAIGGRLLAQGRIQAVLTDPVDPQVQSFHLLGPGGAVHRLITRTETLALMTDGVLISAAPTILAVLDVRTRAVLQITDLSPAHHIAVIELAAPTWWTDRPERLRRVTPAAYGVTDLEPGASG from the coding sequence GTGAGCCTCCGCGTCGAACGCCGTGACGTCGACGCCCTCGCGCACGGGTGCGCCCTGCTCGGATCGGGCGGCGGCGGCGCCACCACCCAGCTCGAGCTGCTGGCCCTCGGCGCCCCGTGGCCGATCGAGGTGGTGCCGGCCGATGCCGTGGACCCGGCCACACCCTGCCTGGCCGTCGCCCTGGCCGGGTCGACGATGGTGATGACCGAGCGGCTGCCCGGCCCGGAACTGCTGACCGCGGCCGTCGCCGCGGTGCAGCGGTGGACGGGGACCACCGCCCCGGCCCTGTGCACCCTGGAGATCGGCGGCCTGAACGGGCTCACCGGCTTCGTCGTCGCGCAGGGCCGCACCCTGCTGGACGCGGACTGCATGGGCCGGGCCCTGCCCGGCATCGACCAGGTCAGCCTGCTCGTCGACGGGGTCCCCGGGCTGGTGGTGGCGACCACCACCGGTGACGGCGTCGGGCTGGTCGACCGGCCCCGGCCGATGGACGCCGAGGCGATGGTCCGCGCGGCGCTGCGGCTGTCCGGGGGCACCGGGGCGGTGGTCGTCGGGGGCTTCACCGCCGGCGACCTGGTCGAGCACGCCGTGACCGGGTCGACCACCCGCGCCCTCACCCTCGGCCGCGCGTTCGTGGCCGCGCGGGAGGCGTCCATCGGCAATCTCGCCGCCGCGATCGGTGGCCGGCTGCTGGCCCAGGGCCGCATCCAGGCCGTGCTCACCGACCCGGTCGACCCCCAGGTGCAGTCCTTCCACCTCTTGGGCCCGGGTGGGGCCGTGCACCGGCTGATCACCCGGACGGAGACACTGGCCCTCATGACCGACGGGGTGCTGATCAGTGCCGCACCGACGATCCTGGCCGTGCTCGACGTGCGCACCCGCGCCGTCCTGCAGATCACCGATCTGTCCCCCGCCCACCACATCGCGGTGATCGAGCTCGCCGCACCGACCTGGTGGACCGATCGGCCCGAACGCCTCCGCCGCGTCACCCCGGCCGCCTACGGGGTCACCGACCTGGAACCGGGCGCGTCCGGGTGA
- a CDS encoding SDR family NAD(P)-dependent oxidoreductase: protein MTGRLSGRTALITGAGSGIGERVAQRFAAEGATVVLTDRDQQAAERAAGACPGAVAIRLDISDEDSVAAGYAAAAERGLEIDVVVANAGVQLFGQDAPIADLDLEVWNRTVGVNLTGTFLTVKHAVRAMLTPGRSRPGGSIILTGSPTGLNGEGAAFTAYSSSKAGIHGLARTVAAAYAADGIRVNTVVPGYTETPLVTAISGNAEDRAAIVSRIPLGRPGRPEDVEGIMVYLAADESAYATGSLFRVDGGMTTL from the coding sequence ATGACCGGTCGACTGTCCGGCAGGACGGCCCTGATCACCGGGGCCGGATCGGGGATCGGGGAACGGGTCGCGCAGCGGTTCGCCGCCGAGGGCGCGACCGTGGTGCTCACCGACCGGGACCAGCAGGCGGCCGAACGGGCCGCCGGGGCCTGCCCCGGTGCGGTGGCGATCCGGCTCGACATCTCCGACGAGGACAGCGTGGCCGCGGGCTACGCCGCCGCGGCGGAGCGGGGGCTGGAGATCGACGTCGTGGTGGCCAACGCCGGGGTACAGCTGTTCGGCCAGGACGCGCCCATCGCCGATCTCGACCTCGAGGTGTGGAACCGCACGGTCGGGGTCAATCTCACCGGCACCTTCCTGACCGTCAAGCACGCCGTGCGCGCCATGCTGACACCCGGCCGGTCCCGGCCCGGCGGGTCGATCATCCTCACCGGCAGCCCCACCGGGTTGAACGGCGAGGGTGCCGCGTTTACCGCGTACAGCAGTTCCAAGGCCGGCATCCACGGGCTCGCCCGCACCGTGGCCGCGGCCTACGCGGCCGACGGGATCCGGGTGAACACCGTGGTCCCCGGATACACCGAGACCCCGCTGGTCACCGCCATCTCCGGCAACGCGGAGGACCGGGCGGCGATCGTCTCCCGCATCCCGCTCGGCCGGCCGGGTCGCCCCGAGGACGTCGAGGGGATCATGGTCTACCTGGCCGCCGACGAGTCGGCCTACGCCACCGGCAGCCTGTTCCGGGTGGACGGCGGGATGACCACCCTGTGA
- a CDS encoding NAD(P)-dependent oxidoreductase, translating into MPDDRPLIILRPAPQERDRIFAPDTLARLHREFEVVDLDTDLSDAALLAALPRAFAVVGQPDLPADRLAAAPALRAIVNVEGNFFPNIDYPTAFAQGIRVLGCGSAYSQAVAEYALGLALDAARGISREDHAARSGREKYVSESNVGAILLRGADVGVIGFGNLGRSLHALLAPFHTNVRVYDPWLPPAVLTDAGVLPSSLEETLSRSTFVFVFATATPESAHLLDAAKLALLPDGARLILVSRAAVVDYDALLAELTAGRIVAGIDVWPVEPIPADSPFRALDTVILSGHRAGGIEQAFHTIGEMVCDDLELMKAGLPPVRLQAAAPELVGRYRNRPVG; encoded by the coding sequence ATGCCCGACGACAGGCCGCTGATCATCCTGCGACCGGCACCGCAGGAGCGCGACCGGATCTTCGCGCCGGACACGCTGGCCCGGCTGCACCGGGAGTTCGAGGTGGTGGATCTCGACACCGACCTCTCCGACGCCGCACTCCTGGCCGCACTGCCGCGGGCGTTCGCCGTGGTCGGTCAGCCGGACCTGCCCGCCGACCGATTGGCCGCCGCCCCCGCGCTGCGGGCCATCGTCAACGTGGAGGGCAACTTCTTCCCCAACATCGACTACCCGACTGCCTTCGCGCAGGGGATCCGGGTGCTGGGCTGCGGGAGCGCGTACAGCCAGGCCGTGGCCGAGTACGCACTGGGCCTTGCCCTGGACGCGGCCCGGGGCATCAGCCGGGAGGACCACGCGGCCCGCTCCGGGCGGGAGAAGTACGTCTCGGAGAGCAACGTCGGTGCCATCCTGCTGCGCGGGGCCGATGTCGGCGTGATCGGTTTCGGCAACCTCGGGCGCAGTCTGCACGCGCTGCTCGCCCCGTTCCACACCAACGTCCGCGTGTACGACCCCTGGCTGCCGCCCGCGGTGCTGACCGACGCCGGAGTCCTCCCCTCCTCGCTCGAGGAGACGTTGTCCCGCAGCACGTTCGTCTTCGTCTTCGCCACGGCGACCCCGGAGAGCGCCCACCTGCTGGACGCGGCCAAGCTCGCCCTGCTGCCCGACGGGGCCCGCCTGATCCTGGTCAGCCGGGCCGCGGTGGTCGACTACGACGCCCTGCTGGCCGAGCTCACCGCCGGCCGGATCGTCGCCGGGATCGACGTCTGGCCGGTCGAGCCGATCCCCGCCGACAGCCCGTTCCGCGCCCTGGACACCGTGATCCTCTCCGGGCACCGGGCCGGCGGCATCGAGCAGGCGTTCCACACCATCGGCGAGATGGTCTGCGACGACCTGGAGCTCATGAAGGCCGGCCTGCCACCGGTACGGCTGCAGGCTGCGGCACCGGAGCTGGTCGGCCGGTACCGCAACCGCCCCGTCGGCTGA